TTGAACTATTTGATCTTATCAAGAATTGCTTAATTCTTATGATGATCCTCAAAGCTTATCAAACATCACTATTTGTGGCGCctatcttgtttttcttttcatactttgtttccttgtttaatTTCCACAATGTTAATGTTGTAATTCTGTCCAAATTTCTTATTTGCATATTTCTCATTTTACTTAACCTTTTCAGTGTTTTTTTTGCCTAAATTGCATTTCAAAATGTCCTCTTTCACCTCATTTTGGAATCGTTCCAATTCGAGTTCTGTAGgctgaaaaatgaataaaagttaaaatacgTTTTTTACTCAATTGATATGTGAATTTCATCCTAGAATTAATCCGAATTGAAGCAAGGTAAGGGGGATTCACATCATGTGTGCaaataattatacaaattattatgttTGCAAATAAGTGTGAAGCTAACACATAAGCAAAAAAATAGTGGAGGATATCAAAAGAAAGTTATTATTTAGAAttgacaaatatatttattcaaaagGCTTAAGTGCAATTTTGGTCTCCTATTTTTCTTAATACGTAATTTTGGTTCCTTCAgtttaaaatagaaacatttggtctctctctttttagaaATCCATGATTTTAGTCCTCTATTTCAAAATAGAGACATTtagtcttcttatttttttaaaaaaaaataaaattttagtcaaattcttaattttgtctacgatttatttttttttattttgatacaatTGAACCTTAGgcataacatattaatttaaggtatcataaaaatagtttaattaattataatggaagaaatagaagaaataaaaatatagataaaattgaagattgaactaaaattgcatatattttaaaatatgggcaccaaattatgcattttttaaaatattttttttaaaaaatagaatgaccaaatatatctattttaaaatggaaAGACCAAAATTGTGGAttgaacaaaatagaagaaccaaaattacatttaaacttatttaaaattgggtataaaatattttaaataatttcatattcattacttacaattagtttttttattaattagtttaataataataataatatagtaaaaaaaagtataatatgtataattatcataaatcattgttaatcattattattattataattataatttttaaaaaatatgatagcaatcaaatattatatttacatttcaattattgtataatttaaaatgagttcttttaaaaaaattaaatgaatttattaCTTAGAGCTCATGAGAATTTCATGTGTAACATttctattgaaaaatattttcgtggatatatatatatatattataacaaacatcgaattcaataaataaattttatgagacACTCTCCAACTGCTTACTAATCGCAGGTATATGttatatatctttttaagtTTACGAGACACTACGAATTATTTTTAGAGGGTATATTGCGAAAATCTTTCTCCACAGCACCATTTGAAAACGTAGAGACCAGAatcaaagtataaaaaaaatataacaatgatATCTCGAATCTAATTAAGTCAATTACGTGTTAATCTTTCTACTTAATTTGTGgtttatattttccttttttcatcTGGTAGGAAGCTCTAACTGTTAATACTCACAATCACAAACGTCATTGTCACAACTCATGGATAAGCAAAGCCACCAAAAAGTCTCAAAAGCTACATCGAATCATTGCTAGCTAATTAATAGGAAGATAATTggtgaaaaataatttctaacccAAATTAAAGCTATTGTCCCAACTAagaacttattaattttttgtcaaaaaaaaaacttattaatttttgttggcGTGAAACTacctatattttataaaaaaaataatgttattaaattCGAGAGTTTAGGTAAACTTGTGAGAGTTTCATAGACTCAACTCGTAGACTTGTATGAGTccacttcatataaaaaaataacaaaatatctataaatagcatatcaattaaacatttcaacaatataataaagtaaaatagtaaattataaatttcataatacttaaataatcaatcaagtctagtaatgcatcactactagataataacttgccgatgttatagtagtggtagatcATTCTCATCGAGGATATGATATTATTAGAGAAtaagggtttgatgttattaaaggtgaattttttttaatcgggAACAATACACTAAATGAAGGTATATTGAACACTAAAGAGacataaaataatctaaaataacttatattttgatttaattttcttaacttGCTGACTTGTTGACTCAGAGGTAAACTTGAGAGTGTAACGAATTTACTTAGAGCTTATAGAGTCTACCGagaatttactaaaaaaaagtttacacaCAAGTCAACTCACATAGGGTAAGTAAACTCTAAGAattaactcgagagtttgataaccatgattaaaaataataaaactttctCTCAAAATAGTTAACATAGTAACATATTGATGATCATGTTCGAGCCGAGTATAATTATTAGGGATGAtaaatctttttctttaagtatttaatgtaataatatatttaaaacttgAACTTAAGTGGATTGATTAAACTAAAACATATTTCCATAATAATTGATCAATGTTATTGGCGATCTTATAAACCTTTTATTATCTGTAAACTTATTCCGAAatgttagaaattaaataagaacaaaaaatgcATTCATCAAAGTGTTCTATAAACTTGTGCTTTCATTCCccttttgtataatttgtttatatttttatttgtttgttttaaaatattgctATGAATAGGTCAATAGGCTTCTTTCGTGTAAGGGCAAGGCAGTAAACAAGACATTAAGAATTATCTGACTTGGAAGGTTAACGGATCCACATAAATAAGGGACAACAACTTTGAGCTTTGAATATATATTAGTAGAAAAATAATACCCGTCACGTGTTAGGTCGATTATGGGTTTGAATTTTGGGGAAGATGCACGTTACTCatactattatatataatatcatatgtATCATATGTGTGTCCGTTTctctttttgttaataaaacaaaatgatttatTAATGGTATGGTCCAATAGGTAACGTATATAAGCAAATTAATTCTTAGTGACAAGAGACTCGGATACTAAGCTAATCAGAAAAATTGTCTCTCATGTTTGTAAGGATCCAATAGAATAAGAATAAAGGAAGGGAGAACAAGCACTCACTCATTACTTTGTTGCTACAAAGctcaaataaaaccaactccaAATAAGTACTTGAAGAACAAACCAAGCCTCAACGACCAACCAAGGAACAgctaaatataaaaaggcaaagaatcactcaaaaaagcaaaaAGGATTCAAGGATTCTTTGAAGAATATAGATCATTTACGTAAATGACGAATATTAATGGCTGATAACATTTGACTCTAACATGTTTTTAgcacattatttattaatagaaGTCCATTTAAATTACTAGTTATTCTAgtcaacaaaaagaaataatggATTCCAGACTCTTATGAAGGCATTGCAAACTTTTTTCAATGGAATGCTACTTATTGCTTAATTATCatgcatttgaaaataaaattatatattttttatcccgtggtttttaaagtaaatatatgattttaagaaatttttaattttaaacacttATGTATGATTTAGATTTACTCTTCCCCTCTccataaaaataacttattaaataagaaaataatttatgcacACCTAACAGACAACAcctagaaagaaaaggaaaaaaagtataagtataatataataagatattattataaaaagaaagagtAAATACTAATGAAATGTTAAATATATTCACATAGCAATGGTTTAGAGAAGTTAAATATAGATTATATACCATCAAACATGTGGATAAATTATCGCggaattattttaactttattagaTATCGTGAATTCGAGTCCATATTATCCAAAGGTTAAATACTTAAAGGAAATACACACATgtgatttagaaaaaaaatccaaattatatatatttaatgtatctGTTTACTCGTGTTTTAATATCACTTAATAAATCTTTAAGATGGATCAGCTTGTCATCTTTATAATAGAAAAAGACAAATGATAAGAAAGGCAACGTAATTAAAGTAAAAGGACAAGAAGATTGAAATTTTAacaagaaataagaaatatgCATTCCAGTTAGACGCGTAGAACATAAAATTGGGGATGCAACGTTCACCCAGATCATCATGCTTTCAACATTGTCTAATGTCTAATAAGTCAATGCCTTGTGTACGTGGTGGCTGTAGAACAATTATCATCGCCAAAAGCATTTAATGACCATCATaatcttaaattatttgaataatgAATCATTGAATAATTAATAGTACTGTGTTGCTTAGGGACTTTCGGGGGGAAAATCATTTAATGGAATAGCTTCGCACCAAGAGCAGTTgataatttgttataaaaaaacaaaaaaaaaacgtgtctcgtaatattgtttttatcattctattcatatttcttgtaaaatatcaaatatagaaAGTTAAAGGACATTTTAActgatataaaattaaatataaaaatggttatgcataataatttgatatattatcattattattcatCTAAGCATTTTAAAAGCTAGAAAAAGGTTGCATTTGAATTAATGAATTAACTTATTTGTTAGGTTTTAAACAAATCTATAAATGGGCCTAGTAGCATTAAAACTCCTTTGGTACAATAATTGGTGtatgagtgttgctaggtgcacccagcatttttgtTGGTGCATCCAGCAAAGTTTTTAAATGGCAAAAATGCCCCTAGCTTCTTTCTTccttaaaaatgtaattttttttagaaacgcAGTTTACCTCCACTTTTGTTGATTGTGCCTCTAGTTCGTGGGTTCGTTGGGAACGGTTAGGTGCGGTGAAGGTACCGGCGTTGAGCGTTGCAGTGGTCGACGACAACAAACGAGGTTCGCAGATGGTGGTGTGACTGTCGCAGACGTACGGATCActtccggatcaagttgatccataagagacttacgaatcaacttgatccggaagtctcttacggatcaacttgatccgtaagtctcttatttttggtatttgctgttttttgaatttattttccttttttcttttaaattactaatttttttgtatgaccattttttgtttgatttggttagatggacgaagatgagtggatgtatgaaataatgtctgaacgagcggatatggattatgaaaatgcAGAAGCATGTGGTGCGAATGAatcacatgttgattgttcagaTGCGTTCAACATTTCTCAGgttataatgttaatgtttgtcacagatttaataaaatgaatactggtagaaaacttaaattatatgGATTTCTTTGTAGGTGTTTGAGTGCCGAGAGGATGTTTTGCGGTGGGCTCGATCCGTGGCTCATGAAAACAGATTTGTGGCAGTGATTTTAAGGTTGGACACAAACACATGTAGTAGAGGAAGGACTATGTTTGTGTGTCGAGTATAGGtgtaggaaaaaagaatttattagaAGAGACACTAGAactaggaaatgtgggtgtcccttcaagcttcgttgCAAGCCAGCGGTTGGAGGAGggctggatggtgaagttgatttgtggagtgcataatcatgaattggccaagtcattagttggacatccatatgcggggtgattgactaaagctgaaaaaacacttattgccgatatgacgaagtccatggtgaagccaagaaacattctgctaactctgaaggaacacaatggCAATAGTTGTATGACCATTAAAcagatatacaatgcaagaagtgcattccGTTCTTCCATAACAGGAAGCGATCTTGAAATGtaacatctgatgaagcttcttgaacgtgatcagtatattcattggcacagaataaaggatgaagatgtggttcatgatatcttttggtgtcaccctgattcagtgaagttagtcaacgcatgtaatttggtgtttttgatagacaacacctacaaaacaaaccggTACAGACTCTCACTGctcgattttgttggggtgacaccgactgggatgacattctctgtcGGTTTTGCATATGTGGAGGGTGAACGCATTAATAATTTGGTATGGGCTTTACAACGCTTCCGAGACCTTTTTTTAAAGCGTGATGCCTTCCCTggagttattgtcactgacagagaccaaacattgatgaatgcagtgaaggaTGTATTCCCTGAATACACAAATTTGTTGTGTagctttcacataaacaagaatgtgaaggccaaaTGTAAATCACTAATTGCGCAAAATAATGCttgggattatgtcatggatTGTTAGGGATCTCTGATTGATTGTCCTTCATAACAGTAGTTTGATGAATGCTTGAAGAAGTTCAAAATGGTTTGCGcaccttggccaatgtttgttgactatgtcaaggaaacatggataataccacacaaggaaaaatttgtttccgcctggactaataaggtgatgcacttaggaaacacaacaacaaacaggtataaAACTGttcaactatttttattaaCGTTGACGAATTTATGGaattgtattattgtatatgtttatttttatttgtgtatttgaaatgtagggttgaatctgctcactCGTCTTTAAAAAGACTGTTACAAAATAGCATTGGAGACTTATATAGTgtgtgggatgccatgaacaacatgattacGTTGCAGCACACGGAGATTAaagcatcatttgaaacaagtacacatgtcgttggacatgtgttcaagaaaaccttatacaagaggctacTTGGAAtagtttcaaggtatgctttaaatcagattgctgctGAATTAGAGCGTGTTGActatgctggcaagaatccCTCAAGTTGTGGTTGCGTGGTGAGAACCACgcttggtcttccttgtgcttgtgagctatccaaatatgttggtggttgcatcccactggattcaatccatatgttctggaggagactcagtttttcagaccaagggttatctgagcccgaGGTGGGCATCAAGGACGTAATGGAAACAATATCCAAAAAATTCGAAGAACTTGATGTTTATGGAAAGTTTACTCTAAGGACTAAACTTTgggaaattgcataccctgatcagaATTCGATGTGTCTTCCTCCAGCAAAGGTTAACACAAAGGGGGCACCGAAGAAAACTACCAGTAGGAACCCAAGGTCAACAAAGCGTGATCCATCTTACTAGGAGTATGTAGATGCCTTTGAATCTATGCAAAATAGCAATTTGTTGGTGAGGCATACTGCATCATCCTCTGAGCAACCGAATCGAAGAATGATGATGCCCATGTTGGACCAGTTTCAGCCATTTATGCATGACTTCATTGATAAGATTGTTGATGTCAAAACTGATGGTAATTGTGGGTATCAGTCGGTTGccggtttattaggtatggATGAAGACTCTTGGTCGGTAGTCCACAACCatctgcttaaagaacttgccaaTTTCTCAGAAGACTATATCAAGCTCTTTGGTGGCACggagagatttgaggaattaaggatgtcactacttgttgatgggttaaccaaggtatgtaatttatgtatttggTTTTTAAGACTTTActttgaaattaagtttgacgtgtatatttgtttcattcaggTGACAAcgataagtggatggatataacggacatgagacatgtcattgcatcaaggtataacgtAATCATTGTATCATTGTCTAAACAACAAaacatgacattctttcctcttagaagtcaaccgctggcaaattcttcattgcatcgtataatttgtatcggtcatgtgtatgacaatcattttgttgaggtacattgtagatatgaagtattttttttatatttatgcaatgagttttgtaggattgagttaacatttttttcgcatacacaacaggtttatttaaaagaacattgtcccttaccgcctatagcattgttatggtctagcaaTTGTCATCTGCAGACGAAGTCGTGGCCAAATCCATATATTAGCAGAATGCAGCATTACAAGAGCTTCGTGATGTTCAAGAGAgactatgttgacataaatgatgattgaacatgtaatttataatgactgatcgttttgaacatgtaatttatttgttacgtccacaacaaaattattacttaattctaaaaaagcaTGTATGATATATCGTTGTCTGAGTTGACAACACATTATGAAAAATCGTGTATGATAAATTGTTGTCTGCATTAACATAAAACGTGTGAAAGGACCCTGCACAACATGACTACACATGCAGATTTGATGCAAGCTAAAGCATGTCACGTTATTGGTGTAGTTGACAACACATACAGAAAGCATGTGCATGCGTATtgttaatctttaaaaaatgcaaCACTGATATTAAAagtcatctatatatatgacacATCCTAACACTGTAAGAAAGCACAAGTTTCAGTCTCAACCTAAGTCTTACAAAAAACTATGACATTCTTGGGAGAGACAAGCAGTCAGACAGTTGTGAACTCCacattagattttatttttccaaatggatccattGTTCACAACGACAGTGGTGTTTCCTTTTAAGCTTCCACTCCAGTTCCCATTCGAGTATCTAACGGGTGTGATTTTCAAAcgttaaaaatcaaaatacacaatacccttaagCTAACCGACaagcaatttttggatgaaatttactaccgaCAGCCTTTCACGTATGCAGGTAatcaattttggtttcaatgtatgcaactgaaagatgatgctgatgttaacacaatgttaatgtgtaatcatgaatttttgtttgttggtccgattgagttattatgtagcATTGCTAGAACCCCAGATGGtattttaaacttacttgaagctactatgacccctactcatgatgccctgctatattacaatgggaggtggaacatgtcacggaaaaatgagtttgttggttactcgttcataggaaaaaattccaaaaacttTGACATTCCCATCGGATGTACCATGGATGAACTGAATgatttgatcaagcaagttgcgcctcgtgggattcccccttatggtattgatgaaacacaaatggtaaggcgattgttttttcggaaaccaagtcaccatgagtattctgaaaaagttataaaattcgaAATAATTGAACTCAAAATCAACGAGGACGTGATGAAGGTGCTCATTGAATCTAAACCTGTACCGCAAATGGAAGACGCGTTGTCCTTGTCGCAAAATTAGCATGAGTTAGTTGTAGTATTTGATGCGAATTTAATTTCGTTTgactatgttgaagttaatgtactGTTTGAATTCATGTATTGCATAATCGTTTTTAATGTACTGtttgaaataaagaagttgaaaagggtGTAGACATATGGAGGAATTTCAGTCAAAATACACATATGTAACGGATAATAAATATGCCCCTCGAGTCAATCCAAAACCCCCCATTTCTTACTTTGCTCAAAATAATCTAAATAACTTGCAATTACTAACCCACCACTGCTTTCCAATCAAACCCTACAACACACCCATTCTTCACTTTCAAACCCCCCACCCCATATTTATTCCTCCAACAACCTCTTCCATTAGAATAATCCAACACTTATTTCTTTCCCCTCTCTTCACCCTCCCATTAAGATTTTGCGataaaatcaaatccaataatTTAGGTCGAACGAAgagaataaagtttttttatttttactttgagGAGACTGTTTACGGTTGTTCGGACGAGTCTGTTGGGGAAGCCGTAGGATTCCATGGCGTCGAGTGCTGCGTCCATTCACGATTCAGTTCatggagagaagaaaaaaatgattgattgaATGAGAAAAGGGAATGTGAAACGACCTACATTAGGACGTCATTTCGGAGCCATGAGAACAAAGAAATTGCAGATGGAATGCAAAAGAAAAGGATCGGTTTATGTTTGCATTTGGTCACACATTATTTGATTAGGGTttaaggtttagggtttagggtttagggtttagattttaggatttagggtttagggcATAAAGAAGTACGCAGTATCATTGGCATTGGcattgatattgatattgttATTGGTTTGTGTGTAGAGTCCGATAGACTAGAATGACGGCTACTACCATTCTCTCTCTTCATAACACCCCATTTATGATTTTCCCTTCCATTCACGCCAATCGCCTGCACTCTCTATACTCTACTTTCTCGTGCTCTGTGACTGTCACTGACTCCctcaaaaaccaaacatgccCTTAAGTCCACCAAAATGATGAAATACTTCCTCCATTccacattatataattttagagaaaaaaatattgttccgGATGTgtcattttagaaaatataaatacgGATTTTTATCTGAGgagacaaaatttaaaaaaaaaaacatttttttaatttgatataataaaattataaatttttttaatttattttcttctatgaTCCCTACTCATgatgtccattttttgtttaatttatttttttctataacacgcgtgtatatagacacaaatggaatacacaatcaatggaaataaataaaactaacagtactaatgaaaataaataaaaccaacaatacTAATGAAATGGGTTCATGTACAATATCTGTATATACAtgaaatatcaatataaaatatgtaaataaactaCGCCTGATCTGTGCGCCGCCTGCGTCTAGACCTAACATATACTAGATGATCTTGTGTCACACTCCTGGCCATCCTGAGGCATTCTTCGATCACCTCATGTGTCGATGAGCCTGGCGTGACCACCCCTAGACTCAGATGGCACTCCAACCTCTCAGCAATCTCATCACAAACTTCctattaaatacaaaacaaacagattacacaaattattatgcaaatattaatgtaaacgacgtaaattattagtattacttaccactgcatgtctaggCTCCTCCACAGATGTCGACGGAGCTCCTGGCTCCGGCACGTGAGAGATATCCGTCTGTGGGGCCTGAGGGACGACTCGGGGCTGCAGGGCATGACCATCAGGAAGAGGATCTGATGCGTGGCCtggtgtcatgaaaggatgCAAGATGTGGAAGAACCAGTCCATGTAGTCACTAGCACACTGACCTGGCACAGTGCACACCTCGCCTGCTGAAACGATATGATCTGAGTAGTGCATCCACTTGTCGTGTATATCATCATACGACACCCATGAATCGACAGGAGGAGCAGGAATGGTCTGCGTGTATCCAAACTGCCGCACGACCCTCTCTAGTCGGTAATAAACAACAACAGGCCCCCAGCGCAAGAGACCGGAATAACATGATATCACATGGAAGTCCCGGACCGGTTGGTGCTCCCTATACGGGATCCAATAGACATCCGGAATTCAGAGTCGGTCCAGGCGCTCCCAGTATGCCGGTGTACATATGCTCTTCACGATCTTCTTCGTCGCAATCCACCTACACACACGTGGGGAATCCTCGTCGTATTCCTGATCAGCAGTGGAGTCAGCGACTGAGGTAAAGTGCTCGTAAATCCAGCACTACAGATGTAACATCAAAGtgataaacattaataatgaaagtctaacaaaatttaaagttgaacatCGTTGAACCtcaacaaatgaaaaacatatttgttacTTGCAGAAGTGTGATGTAACTGCCAAGCTGTCGGCTGTTGCTGATAGAGGCATCGTTCAGCTGATCGTACATATGAACCAGAGCAGCCACTCCCTAGGCGTACCTCCTGGTCTGACTGAGGTCACGAAGGGCCTCCaagtacacaacatgcacattggttgcactcttgttagaaaACAGAGTGCAACCTAGAAGATGAAAAAGATATGCGCGAGCCGTAGCTGTCCAATGACCTGCCTGGCATCGACGCTTGTATATATCACGTACCCATTGCAGGCGTACGTACGGTCCACGACACTGGGCTGTCTTAGCCATGGCAGACTCTGCAGAGACCATCAATAAGTCCACCAGCATCTGAACCACATCATCCACGTGCAAGGGCTGAAAGGCGTGCAAGTCGCCAACCACGAGCAGATGCAGAAGCGACGAGACGTCGTCTAGTGTGATCGTGAGCTCTCCCACTGAGAGATAGAAACTAGACGTCTCCCGGTGCCACCGCTCCACAAACGAGGACAAAAGTCCCCAATCGCCGGTGTCTACCGAACACGCGATTAGAGGACTTAGTCCTGTCCCAGCAACGAGTCCATCAATGGCAGGGACAGGCCTGCCTAAACTATGGACCTTCCTCCCGTGAGAGGATAACTTCAACTCAGGACGCTcttgaattgaagtataaaggaacgcaaagtaaaatcatcatttaaaggaaaactaatttcaatcacaaagtataatttacaagtaactaaaaataaatattataaatacctctcccgTCCATACGCTGCAAGCAATGTGATCTGCATACTGGGTCAACACAGATGGGTCGCTCGGACCACCCGAAAATCCCTCATGCTCATCCTCAGCAGCCTCCACGCCTGTGTCCGCAGGAATGTCTGCCACAATCTCCTCAGAATCAGCTGGTGCCATCGGGTCATCCGGAAATACATCAGCCTCAACATTTGGCGCAAGGACCACTAGCTCATCGTGTGCCGCAGTCACAACGACTCGCTACCTTCGTGCGGATGTGGTAGGCCGTCGACGCTGTGGATCATCATCGGAATCATCACGATCTCTTCTGCCCACACCTTTGCCAGTAACGTGACCTAAGGCACGACTTAATCCTTTGGTCcaaaccatgatctgcaaatgagtACCGCAAATTCAATCACTGATTTCATTCACTCAAATTTCATTGGTCTAACACAAATTTCAATGACTCAAAGTCACGCAAGCTGTCAGGCTTTCATTGATTGTAGGACATGTATGTGAAGAAAGGCTACACATGTCTCTATATGAGTTTTGTTTTAATGCTGAAAATGGTAGCAACAGGGaaaggatgaggaagaaaaactatgaGTGTGAAACACAAGTGTTCAAATCCAAGAACCTTGAGGTGGAAAGGAGAAGGAGGGAGAAGCTCAGTACCAGGCTTTTGATGATGCGGTCTTTAGTACCCATCATCACAATGCAACCACTTGAACTTCACTTTCTTAGTTTCTTATATATTCCTTTATCt
The genomic region above belongs to Glycine max cultivar Williams 82 chromosome 14, Glycine_max_v4.0, whole genome shotgun sequence and contains:
- the LOC112999329 gene encoding protein MAIN-LIKE 1-like; its protein translation is MAPADSEEIVADIPADTGVEAAEDEHEGFSGGPSDPSVLTQYADHIACSVWTGERPELKLSSHGRKVHSLGRPVPAIDGLVAGTGLSPLIACSVDTGDWGLLSSFVERWHRETSSFYLSVGELTITLDDVSSLLHLLVVGDLHAFQPLHVDDVVQMLVDLLMVSAESAMAKTAQCRGPYVRLQWVRDIYKRRCQAGHWTATARAYLFHLLGCTLFSNKSATNVHVVYLEALRDLSQTRRYA